TTTATAGATATGATTATTGGGAGCTAagttcccaaggtcacacagttggcGGAAGAGCCAGAATTAAAATGCATGTTTCCCAActctttcttgatttctcttctaACCAGGACCCCCAAATGAAATGAAACTCAGGCTGGACTGTGCCTGCCACTTTCTCTCCCAGACATCTTAGTTTTGACCTAGTGGGGCTTCTCTGTCATGGGACCCTTTCCTTTCACTGAGGGCCATTCTGCTTTAGGGGGAAGGTAAGACCTCTCTAGCAGCCCAAGGACCACTTCTTGGGCTATAAAATCTTCTACCAAGCCTAAGGAGGAGAAAGGGtggggcagaggaaagagcatgagGAAACAAAGGGTACTAAATTAGAATATGGAACTGGAGTCATGAGAAGGTGCACAaggaacaaacaggaaaaaaacctgtgaTTTTGGGGGATCTTCATGCTTAAGACTAGGTATCTGAGCTGAAAACACTAAAGAGATTTGACTTAGGGCATGTTAGGGTCACGGTATGGCCTCTCTGTTCTCAACTGTACTGTACCCAGGACTGTCTTGAACTGTTAAATCTACTTCTTGATAGCAATACACTTTCTCAGGATAGAAACTAAacaagaatttgtatttttttcttttcaaatgaatgataaaaagtaacttcaaatatgtatttttcaacCACAGAAGAAAGTGAGTCCTGCTTTGTCCAACCAAAACCACGCACACTGGGAAGAGAATCTACTTTATATGGCAAGGTACAAAACGAAAGCCTTCCTCGACTAGAAAAGCTCAAGATTTCAGCTGTGTCTACAGCTAATGGTGTTAAATCCCTCCATGAACAGCCCCTGGCAAAGGATGCTGCAGACCCACCAGGATCCACAGAGGAAACTCAGCCTCTTAAGGGACTGAAGGAGTCTGGGTCACCTCAGCCAGGTGGCAAAGATGATACTCCAGGagcaggagaaaagaagaaggacGTGGAAGCAGTGACAGAGGCTCAGCCTTTTAAAGGAAACGCTGAGACCGAAGCTTTAGGAGCAGAAGCTAAGAGTCAACCTTTGAGGACAGCGGGAGAGAGGGACTCTCCTGGAGCAGTGGAAGGTACTGAGAATCCACAAGCTGCCGGAGAGATGACACCCCTAGGAACAGCTGAGAAAATTCCACCTCTGGAAGCAGCTAGAGAGCTACAATCTCAAGAAGCTATGGGGACGGATGAACAGTCCCAACTCCCAGAAACAGTTCCCAAGGAGACGGAATCTCCAGAAATATTGGAAGGAAGTCAGCTTGTGGAAACAGCTGAAAAGCAGCTACTTCAAGAAACGCTGGGAGAAGATGACCAGTCCCAACTTCTAGAGATGATTCCCAGAGAGAATGGAACACCAGAAGTATCAGACAGAAGCCAGCTTATGGAAACAGCTGTCAAGGATGATTCGCTCCATAAAACTCCTGAAGGTCCAGGAAACATGGAGCAGATCCAACCTGAAAGAATAGTTGGAAACATGGAACATCCAGCAGAAATTCTAGAGACAGGGGCAAATGTGGAAACGGTCAGGAATATTCATGCTAACGAAGAGGACCAACACGTTGAAGGTAAAAGTCATGCTGTCACAGATTCAGGTTGTTTAGGTGTGCTCCATAAAAGATCATCTCTGGGGGACAGGGGTGGCTGACA
The sequence above is a segment of the Globicephala melas chromosome 17, mGloMel1.2, whole genome shotgun sequence genome. Coding sequences within it:
- the ERICH5 gene encoding glutamate-rich protein 5 yields the protein MGCSSSALNKAGDGIRPRSEESESCFVQPKPRTLGRESTLYGKVQNESLPRLEKLKISAVSTANGVKSLHEQPLAKDAADPPGSTEETQPLKGLKESGSPQPGGKDDTPGAGEKKKDVEAVTEAQPFKGNAETEALGAEAKSQPLRTAGERDSPGAVEGTENPQAAGEMTPLGTAEKIPPLEAARELQSQEAMGTDEQSQLPETVPKETESPEILEGSQLVETAEKQLLQETLGEDDQSQLLEMIPRENGTPEVSDRSQLMETAVKDDSLHKTPEGPGNMEQIQPERIVGNMEHPAEILETGANVETVRNIHANEEDQHVEGETGEKVETDVENEKVSEGAETKEEETGEAVGLSAAPYIGMVMEG